TGTTGCGTCGTACCGGTTTTCTTATCAAAGTCTCTCCTCATTAGCATTGTATTCTTCAATTTCAGTGTGAACGTCACCACAAAAACACATGTTCGCACCAAACGGTGCATCATCGGTCCGCGCTGTCAAGATGAGCACAGTCGCTATCGGCGTTTCGATGGCCGCTGCAACAACATTGGACCCGGACACAGTCTCTGGGGTTCCGCCGGTTATCCGATGAAACGTCTGCTTGCTCCAGCATATGGCGACCACGTTGGATCACCGCGTAACACGTCCATTACGGGTAAAGCTCTGCCGAGTGCTCGTCAAATATCTGCGTTGCTTTTTGATGATTTGAGCGTACCAGACAAACactacaatgtattgatgatgcAGTTCGGGCAATTTCTAGTACATGACATCACAAAAAGCAAACCAGCTTCCGACAGTGTCGAATGCTGCCATAGAAGTAGTTCCGATTCCAATCCGGATTGTATGGCTATTACAATCTCTGCACACGATCCATTTTACTCGCAGTTTGGAGTGAAATGTATGAATTTCATACGAACGGCAGTTGTGCCAAAAGCACAATGTCAAGCCGGACACTCCCGGCAAATATCAGCTGTTACACATTTTATTGATGGTTCAGCAATTTACGGAAGTTCCACCGCCGAGGCCAACCATTTAAGATCTCACAAGGGAGGTAGATTGAAATCATTAAAACATCCTCAGATGTCCAACGAACTCCCACCTCTGGAATCCGCAACCGGAGTTTGTTCAAGGAATGCCGCTATGTGCTTTAAAGTTGGAGACGACAGAGCAAATCAAATTGTCACATTGGTTGCCCTTCACACGTTGTTTCTACGGGAACATAACCGTATTGCGAAAGCCCTAGAAGTTTTGAACCCACATTGgaatgatgaaataattttcCAAGAATCGCGTCGAATTGTTGGTGCCGAAATTCAACATATCGTGTACAGCGAGTATTTGCCGAAAATCATTGGTCCACATTTCATGACCAAGTTCGAATTGCACACATCTAAAGGACATAATGATAGTTACAATCCGAAGATAAACCCGTCGATATCGAGTGAATTTTCCAGTGCAGCTTTTCGTTTTGGTCACTCCACGGTTCCCGGAAAACTTGAGTATAAATTCTATTTTAATACACTTACTACAAACTCTGTCACTGATGCAGGTTTGAGAATGTAATTTGAATCCGTAGACTATAAAAAACAAGCATCGACTCTGCATAAGCGATGGAGAACTAACACACATGATAATAAATTTCGAACATTTGGGGATCAGTTCTAAAGGTTGTCTGTGATTGCTTTTCAGATTCCCTCAAGGACCCGTGGATACACACAAGACCTTCTTCAATCCAACATCATTACGAAATCCTGCATTCTACGATCATCTATTCCAAGGCATGTTGAGGCAAccgatgcaaaaatcggatgacAAATTTACCAATAGTTTGACGAAATTTCTAAACTCGAAAGAGGGAAAACCGTTCGGAAAGGACCTCGCTTCGATCAACATTCAACGTGGGCGAGACCACGCGGTGCGACCTTACAATCACTATTTGCGTTTGAAAGGAAATAAGATGAAAACAAATTTCACCGATTTTGGACCTTCGGTAAATTAGCTTTTTCGCGGTATTTTTATAGATTTAAGAAGCTTGATTCATTTCTAGGCTGGACCAAAGTTGCATAAACTGTACAGTTCACCAAACGATGTGGATCTCTATGTTGGTGGGATCCTCGAACCTCCGGTACCAGGAGGCATAGTGGGTCAAACATTTGCCGAAATCATCGGCGAACAGTTCTCTCGACTAAAACACGGTGATCGCTATTTCTACAGTAACGGCCATCGATCGAATCCAGGCCATTTCTCCAAACTTCAACTGGAAGAGTTGCAGCGGGTGACCCTTGCCGGAATACTCTGTGCAAATGCAAACGATCCGgcacacttgaaagttcaatTGGAAGCTTTCCATTTACCGCATCCTATCAGGTGGGAAAAGCAACGGGATGATCACCATAAGGTAAAcgtttgatatttttttgtttttttttcagcaatccgcatgtgttgtgTAACTCGGCTAAAGTGCCAAAGTTGAATTTGATATTGTGGAAAACATAGAATCTAATGTTTTCGTGTATAATGTGATGTTGTttgtaattttgaaattgaaagttATATTTTTAACTTGTTTTATGTTGTTAATATAAGTATGTATTCGTTTTAATGGTTTTGTTTCAATTCCTAATATCACTTGATCGTAGCCAGTAGATATTATCGCTGCAGCTCTAACCTGCAATTCTCGGGAAATTCCAGCGCAGCGAAGATTTATTTTCCACAAAACAGGCAaagtttgtttactttctctttcgagtattacggttcAATTAGAAATCCTTCCATCTAACAATTCACATGGGATAATAGCAGTAACCGTCAACTTTCGATAggcactgtagaatttgttggaaattactgaaatttacCATTATAATTGAAAGAggaagtaaaccaagagaaactgtcatttgcacttgggaccttttctaatcttCATCGACAAATATTATGCTATtttagctgtttttcaaagaacggcgaatctaacattgacagcaaatggagaaaaacgtggatgaatgtttcgactttggtttcaaatcctatttaaaaattatcgtatattctcagatcaatttttgattagtttataaattgttagtttatctttAAAAGGCATGCAAATTTCACCACTTTCCGTGTATGTACactaaataaatcaacataaaaagagtttcgccttttttttatctgtttacttttatgcttcctgtgtgaatgatAAAGATACGCCCTTGTGCATTTTTCGTTAAATAGGCTGGT
This genomic window from Malaya genurostris strain Urasoe2022 chromosome 1, Malgen_1.1, whole genome shotgun sequence contains:
- the LOC131439902 gene encoding chorion peroxidase-like isoform X1, with translation MSSGVIRMFHDLLCFLTKLNFPVERLSSAAEYGKLFPQTVTPNRECPPGSACVHPLSCTSVPLDWADLLPKPESTTSIIFDQRYPRCRTRTQLEGICCRQTDDEDSGPACCHQLHRLVTTELAASVDHLRLRPTENSVINHGRKEHGHRMGADYDQLYGVNVTTKTHVRTKRCIIGPRCQDEHSRYRRFDGRCNNIGPGHSLWGSAGYPMKRLLAPAYGDHVGSPRNTSITGKALPSARQISALLFDDLSVPDKHYNVLMMQFGQFLVHDITKSKPASDSVECCHRSSSDSNPDCMAITISAHDPFYSQFGVKCMNFIRTAVVPKAQCQAGHSRQISAVTHFIDGSAIYGSSTAEANHLRSHKGGRLKSLKHPQMSNELPPLESATGVCSRNAAMCFKVGDDRANQIVTLVALHTLFLREHNRIAKALEVLNPHWNDEIIFQESRRIVGAEIQHIVYSEYLPKIIGPHFMTKFELHTSKGHNDSYNPKINPSISSEFSSAAFRFGHSTVPGKLEFPQGPVDTHKTFFNPTSLRNPAFYDHLFQGMLRQPMQKSDDKFTNSLTKFLNSKEGKPFGKDLASINIQRGRDHAVRPYNHYLRLKGNKMKTNFTDFGPSAGPKLHKLYSSPNDVDLYVGGILEPPVPGGIVGQTFAEIIGEQFSRLKHGDRYFYSNGHRSNPGHFSKLQLEELQRVTLAGILCANANDPAHLKVQLEAFHLPHPISNPHVLCNSAKVPKLNLILWKT
- the LOC131439902 gene encoding chorion peroxidase-like isoform X2, with translation MLILLMASILWEMPATFARAEALIDDRECPPGSACVHPLSCTSVPLDWADLLPKPESTTSIIFDQRYPRCRTRTQLEGICCRQTDDEDSGPACCHQLHRLVTTELAASVDHLRLRPTENSVINHGRKEHGHRMGADYDQLYGVNVTTKTHVRTKRCIIGPRCQDEHSRYRRFDGRCNNIGPGHSLWGSAGYPMKRLLAPAYGDHVGSPRNTSITGKALPSARQISALLFDDLSVPDKHYNVLMMQFGQFLVHDITKSKPASDSVECCHRSSSDSNPDCMAITISAHDPFYSQFGVKCMNFIRTAVVPKAQCQAGHSRQISAVTHFIDGSAIYGSSTAEANHLRSHKGGRLKSLKHPQMSNELPPLESATGVCSRNAAMCFKVGDDRANQIVTLVALHTLFLREHNRIAKALEVLNPHWNDEIIFQESRRIVGAEIQHIVYSEYLPKIIGPHFMTKFELHTSKGHNDSYNPKINPSISSEFSSAAFRFGHSTVPGKLEFPQGPVDTHKTFFNPTSLRNPAFYDHLFQGMLRQPMQKSDDKFTNSLTKFLNSKEGKPFGKDLASINIQRGRDHAVRPYNHYLRLKGNKMKTNFTDFGPSAGPKLHKLYSSPNDVDLYVGGILEPPVPGGIVGQTFAEIIGEQFSRLKHGDRYFYSNGHRSNPGHFSKLQLEELQRVTLAGILCANANDPAHLKVQLEAFHLPHPISNPHVLCNSAKVPKLNLILWKT